TCCACACAGCTCAGGGTCCCCTCAGTGCAGGTCTGTCAGCACTCGTCGTGGGCACGTTGTGGAGTGTGTGATGGTGCAGCACTGCAGGCTTCCGCATCCCCATCTACCTTGTAGGGTTGCCCCGACAGTCGCACATGATGGTTGTCAAGCATTGTGTTTGGCATAGAGTCAGTATCCAATAGAACGCACCTGTTTTTTATTATAATCGTGGCTTCTAGATTGCAGTGATTTTTAGTCTGCGTTTGAAAATGGAGATTGCGATACACAAAGTAGCTCTTAAGTAACATCATGGGACCTATTCTCTATGGACGATTGAAAACATATGCTCTTTCAGTAAGAATATATGTTATTGGGACATACCTTTCTGAATCTTGTTAACATGTTTAAACATGATCATAGCTAATGATAAGCAGGACTCTTGGACCCAGTTCCTCTTAGGGTGTGTTTTGCCATCATGGGAAATTACATTCTATAGAGAAGGCTAATTGGGTATCATTGATATTTGGATGGTTTAACAGATGATCAAGGCTTTCAGAAGCTTCTTGATAATAATGAAGTTAACTGTTTTGTGTTGTAAACTAACTACAGAGCTACCTTCTAGAAGTTGGAAATCCTTAGCTTGTGAAATGTCCAGTAaatcagtgtgtatgtgtgtctgtgtctgtgtgaatgtgtgtgtatgtgtgtgtgtgcgtgtgattTTAGGAAGGAGAAATAGGTTCCATATAGCCTTCTGATACCTTTCTCCTCCAGGCCAAGGTGTGGGCGTATATTTACACAAATAAATTGATATTCTTCTGTCACTTGGCTTATTTGTGGGAAAAGAAATTCTCATACTTGTTTCAGAAGAGTTAGGGAGCATAAGCTTGGAaagtgggaagggagagagataGGGAAGCACTTTACAGTTTCTGCAGGATATGagaaatagttttccttttctttttttccttctaaagcaTAAAGGCACTGAATTGTAACATACTGTTACTCAGAATTGCTTTTCTGATCAGGTACAAGTGTCTCAGATTTTTTTGAGGCTATGTGAATTATGAAATGTGATTTAGcagttatctttaaaaatagttttgtttttcaaataaaagacCATAATCTGTTCTTTCTTCCAGGGGCACAAGAAGTTCTCATTGATCCAGGTACATGATCTATGTGCTTAgtttcttttggttatttttttaagtgcttgtTTCATGGTGGTGTGAATGAATGGTTAAAATTTCTGGATTATGATCTTTGGAACATACTGATTTAAGTAACTTTAAATCAGAACTGTTACACACCTGATTGTTGTTTGTTCCTTGTTTCATGGGGCACCCTATTGATTTATGTTGTTTGTCGAGGAGGGAAATTCTTCCTCTAGCATGGTTAAGTGAATGATTTGCAGtgtgcctttaaaattctctgaatGCATTGAGCATGCCTGTCCAGTTAATTCTGCATTTACTCATAGTAATGACTTCGCTCTGATTCTGTGGCTCACGCTCCTCTCAACGTGAATTTGAATTCTCTGTtgcattttgtatgtgtgtgcttaACAGGGAAAgacatattgcattttttacagaggtGGGTTTTCCTTTCCCCGCTTAATGCCTTCTGTAATTAATACAGCAAAAATCTCTTTTATTGCAGTGCTTAATTATTTCGTAATGAGCTCTGTTGTTTTCTGCCTTAATTGGACAATgacaaagaataataataaaaaatgaaaaccctcCCTTCCTTTGAAGGCTGGAAATCAGATGGTCATGCTTACACATGCTTTGTGACCAACACATTTACTTTCATCTCATTGTGTATCTTGATTTTGAAATGAAATTGCTTcaggtttgtagatttttgttttaacatttgtgTTGCATTTTTTCTCTAGGCTGATGTTTCCTGATGGAGCTTGTGGAAAGTGTTTTCCTTCctagaggaaggaaaacaaatgttttgctttgattttagGAGACCTGAGTTGCTGATGAGAAAGCAGTTGAGGGGGGGCTGAGGAACTGAATGATACTCCCTCACCTCCCGTCCAAAACAGATGAACGATGAAATCAATGTTAGATGTATTGGTATTTGAGCAGTAGAAGTTATCGAGCCCAGACTGGCTAGTTATGCCTGATGGAAAGTACGGGGTTCACTTGCAGGAGAATTAGGTGCTTTACCAAGTAGAAGTAGCTTAGGGCTGTCAGAAAAATCAGTCATatgttgagattaaaaaaataatataatattttttatttctgaaacttttcaaaataaggTTGTATAGAGCTGAAATTGAGTTTCGAGTGCTGGGAGTAAAGTCAGGGTGGTTCTGTGGGGCTGTTGTTCAGGGAGAGGGTGAGGCTGGCAGGAAAGGACGCAGAGCCAGGGTCTGGCATCCCAGGACACGACTCTATCTTCTTCCCCGAGGGAGAGCAAGGAGAGAGTTGAGATTctgcccgccccccacctccccagttcGCCTGGAGCCCTTCTAGCCTCTGCTCACGGGGCTTGTCCCAGGACTGGCCGCAGCCTTCTCTTCACTTGCCAACATCTCATCTGCCTTTCAGACGTTAgtctcttcctctctgcccttTAGACCCTGGCACATATGTTGGTGGGGAATCACTTCACGACTCCTGGGAGCAGTGTGCTGTGACTCTCCTTAGTCTCTGCTAGTGTTCTCTCGGGGGTGGCAAAATCGTTCGGCTCTATAGAAAACCCAGCACGAAATTGtatcactttcattttatttttgaacctTAAATGGATAAGTTATTTGAAGCAAACTGTTTCAGAGTTTTTGCCGCCTGCTTTCCCCACAGCCATTTCAAAGGCCAGAAGGAGGAGTTTGACCGTCTTTGGCTGTTTGGTGCAGAGGTGGGAAGAACTTCTCCAATCACTTCTAGCAGCTCAGCTTCCGAGCCCTTGATGGGCATTTGAAACAGAGTGCTTCTTGGTGTCACACTGttgtttcttgtcatttctgaATATTGCATGTACATTCAACAGCTGTTTCAAGTGAAGTGATCTTTTGTCCAGTTTCAGTTAACTCAaatttgcttttcccattttaatgTTGACGGGAGTTTCTTCTTCCCATAATGAAAATCAGCAATTTGCACTTACTACGTGAAGGCACTGGTCcaaggtgctttttttttcttaacagttttAATACAATTTACCCATTAAAATATACAGAGGTTTTTACTCTGTGACCAGAGTTGTGTATCACCATCAATCttggacattttcatcaccccagcaAGAAGCCCCGTACAGATTATCAGTCACcacccatttcccccatcctcccccagccccaggcaaccactcttctgtctctggatttgcctgttctggacatttcatataaatggaatcatacaacttGTAGTCTTTTATGAccgacttctttcacttagcataatgttttcaaggtttgtccatgttgtatCACGGATCAGTacttcatgttttgtttttgctgaataatatttcaccatATGGATAGACCACTTTTTGTTTACCccttcatcagctgatggacatttgggttgtttctactttttggctgttatgagtAATGGTGCTGTTAACATTCATATatgtttttatgtggacatacgttttcagtTCTCTTATGTATATGACTAGGAATTAGAATTACAGGGTCATACAGTAACTAAATGTTTAactatttgaggaactgccagattgttttccaaagtggttgtgctaTTTTACTTTCTcagcagcagtgtatgagagttccagtttctctatgTCCTCATCAATGCTTgttattaacttttctttttttttggcagttcTATAACTTTTACTTAACAATCAACAGTCAGTTTTCATCCACATTAACTGTCTTTAGGTTTTTGATAATGGTGACAGGTACATAGGTAACCAACGTACAGAGCTTGTTTGGTGCATCTTCATCTTCATTATGTTTTCTGGACAACTGCACATGGATACAATACGGGACATTGCTTATTCCTTTGGCCCAGACAGCTTTGTTGAGCCTGGTGTCAATGCGCACATCTGGAATTCCCATCTCCTTCATGGCAGATTTCCGGATTTCTCTGAGTGCCAGAGGGGCACGCTTCTTGAAACCCACTCCAGGGATGCTCTTGTGAACGTTGATAGTGTATTTTCTGGTCGTCACCTTGTTGATGGCAGACTGGCCTTTCTTCTTGCCACCCTTCTTTGCGGGAGCCATCTAAACCCAGTCAACGGGAAGGCTCGGAGTGGAGTGGGACAAAGCCAAGCCAAGTCCTCCCTCTCAGCCGGCCTCATGCAACCGCCCTCGGGGCTCTTGGAGCCCCAGGTCAGGGTGTTATCATCTTTGATTATAGCTGTtttagtgagtgtgaagtggtttctccttgtagtttttttttttttgtcgtttaaaatggaaatagaatttttatttgtatttgtaagTATTTGTGTACATTTCCTAATgttaaaatatcataaaagtttgccataatatatatatatatttctttttttaaaatttttattggagtatagttgatttacaatgttgtgttagttttgggtgtacagcaaagtgaatcagttacacatatacatatatccactctttttttaagattcttttcccatataggccattacggagtattgagtatagttccctgtgctacacagtaggttctttttagttatctattttatatatatagtagtgtgtatatgccaatcccaagctcccaatttatccctcccccccagcccctggtaactataagtttgttttctacatgtgtgactctacttctgttttgtaaataagttcatttgtaccctttttttagattccacatataagcaatatcatatgatatttgtctttctgtgtctgactttaCTCAGTAtcacagtctctgggtccatccacgtggctgcaaatggcattattacgttctttttttatggctgagtaatattccattgtctatatgtaccatctcttctttatccgttctctgttgagggacatttaggttgcttccatgtctgggctattgtaaatagtgcagcaatgaacataggggtgcgtgaatcttttctaattatagttttctcctcctccttgtagttttgatttgatttcCCTTATAGCTattgatattgagcatctttttcttttttaaaatattaattaattaattaatttatttctggctgcgttgggtctttgttgctgccctcaggctttttctagctgcagcgagagggggctactctttgttgctgtacgcgggcttctcactgtggtggattctcttgttgcagagcacgggctctaggtgcgtgggcttcagtagttgtggcacgcaggctcagtagttgtggctcagggactctagagtgcaggctcagtagctgtggtgcacaggcttagttgctccgcggtgtgtggaatcttcccggaccagggatttaacccgtgtcccctgcattgccaggcagattcttaaccactgcaccaccagggaagccctcgagcATCTTTTTCattgtgcttattggccatttgtacattttCCTTGAAACATGTCTTTTCACatcctttatccatttttaaaaaaatatctttattggagtataattgctttacaatggtttgttagtttctgctatataacaaagggaatcagctaagtgcatacgtatatccccaaaTCTtcaccct
This window of the Balaenoptera musculus isolate JJ_BM4_2016_0621 chromosome 17, mBalMus1.pri.v3, whole genome shotgun sequence genome carries:
- the LOC118883423 gene encoding 60S ribosomal protein L31-like is translated as MAPAKKGGKKKGQSAINKVTTRKYTINVHKSIPGVGFKKRAPLALREIRKSAMKEMGIPDVRIDTRLNKAVWAKGISNVPYCIHVQLSRKHNEDEDAPNKLCTLVTYVPVTIIKNLKTVNVDEN